A DNA window from Betta splendens chromosome 6, fBetSpl5.4, whole genome shotgun sequence contains the following coding sequences:
- the malt3 gene encoding mucosa-associated lymphoid tissue lymphoma translocation protein 1, translating to MIRDIVIVRHPVSVCVPVNHLVTLSVCAEGTGVLQYQWFTDQENEVTQVLDGTEANLTFKAEKTKLYVCRVNDLFCNSVSSEWVKVKVLDIDKPGLPVHWQGEPHIAVNPKPQTARHGTKVTLQCIAFGIPTPHYQWYRNGRPLAKKTSDTLQIDCATAEHKGSYLCSVSNVLEESWTEPVDVDIVKTDQLPPAALTATDKVALLIGNLNYSNHMGLMAPIMDVHELANLLQQLGFRVVSLLDLTREEMMAAIDKFIQLLDRGVYGLFYYAGHGYERAGRNYLVAVDAPQPYQPENCVCVQRVMQSMQQRRTALSVILLDTCRKWYNQDCIPSIIMPLKPSGNTVYGYGTCEDAEAYEVQDGGKSTGIFTKYLNKHILQAKKVTHVLEKVSEDLGKDPLVTGKQAVEIKHTLKEPRSLVDPIRTTGHTRELHIRDACWRQANEVPEKMGLLFLCGVDVQVSFSALFSNILVAFATIKNTGPRTEDCTVTLSSVPPMEDIFSGPGRSEEMESLLFKTSDNPDCTLRLCALQKLKESLVIKVDLHYTHTDSKLRHTESQLLDIGKPLVASCKLHRMRSQAATDKKCEGASAQTMGNLSRSRPVLHQTLAGPCRPFTRKAECATKVAVSRCNEPEENDENELHDFSRHC from the exons ATGATCAGAG ACATTGTCATAGTGAGGCATCCTGTCTCGGTGTGTGTGCCAGTGAACCACCTGGTGACTCTCAGTGTCTGCGCTGAGGGCACAGGTGTCCTCCAGTACCAGTGGTTCACTGACCAAGAAAACGAGGTGACACAG GTGCTGGATGGGACTGAAGCAAACCTGACCTTCAAAGCAGAAAAAACGAAGCTCTATGTGTGTCGTGTGAACGATCTCTTTTGTAACTCCGTTTCCAGTGAATGGGTCAAAGTGAAGGTGCTGGACATTGATAAACCAG GCTTGCCGGTACACTGGCAGGGTGAGCCACACATCGCTGTCAACCCTAAACCCCAGACAGCCCGACATGGTACAAAAGTCACCCTCCAGTGCATCGCCTTCGGCATCCCCACTCCTCACTATCAGTGGTACAGAAACGGACGGCCCCTAGCGAAAAAGACGAGCGATACgctgcag ATTGACTGTGCAACAGCTGAACACAAGGGATCATACCTATGCTCAGTTTCTAATGTGCTAGAAGAGAGCTGGACAGAACCTGTTGACGTTGACATTG TGAAAACTGATCAACTACCTCCGGCAGCACTTACAG CCACTGATAAAGTTGCCCTGCTGATTGGCAACCTGAATTATTCCAACCACATGGGCTTGATGGCTCCCATTATGGATGTACACGAGCTGGCCAACCTCCTACAGCAGCTTGGCTTCAGGGTGGTTTCGCTGCTGGATCTCACCAGAGAGGAGATGATGGCTGCTATTGATAAGTTCATTCAGCTTCTTGACAGAGGAGTTTATG GCCTTTTCTACTATGCGGGTCATGGGTATGAGCGTGCTGGGAGGAATTACCTGGTAGCTGTTGACGCTCCACAGCCATACCAGCCTGAAAACTGTGTCTGCGTGCAGAGGGTCATGCAGAGCATGCAGCAAAGACGGACTGCATTGAGTGTGATCCTACTGGACACCTGTAGAAAATG GTACAACCAGGATTGCATACCCTCAATCATCATGCCACTGAAACCCAGTGGAAATACTGTTTATGGTTATGGCAC ATGTGAAGATGCCGAGGCTTATGAGGTCCAGGATGGAGGGAAAAGTACTGGAATCTTCACTAAGTACTTGAACAAGCACATTTTACAAGCCAAGAAGGTCACACACGTTCTGGAAAAGGTGTCTGAGG ATCTCGGTAAAGACCCTTTAGTCACAGGCAAGCAGGCAGTGGAGATCAAACACACCCTGAAAGAACCTCGATCCCTTGTCGATCCAATTCGGACCACAGGCCACACAAGGGAACTACATATACGAGACGCCTGCTGGAGACAAGCAAATG AGGTACCGGAAAAGATGGggcttttgtttctgtgtggagtaGACGTGCAAGTCAGCTTCTCGGCTTTGTTCTCTAACATCTTGGTGGCTTTTGCCACCATAAAGAATACAGGACCCCGAACCGAAGACTGCACCGTCACGCTGAGCAGCGTacct CCTATGGAAGATATTTTTTCCGGCCCTGGCAGgtcagaggagatggagagccTACTATTTAAAACATCCGATAACCCAGATTGTACTCTAAGACTTTGTGCTCTTCAGAAGCTGAAG GAATCACTAGTCATCAAGGTGGATCTACACTATACTCACACAGACAGCAAGCTGCGCCACACAGAAAGTCAACTACTGGACATAGGGAAACCTCTGGTGGCATCGTGTAAACTGCACAGAATGAGGAGTCAGGCAGCGACAGACAAAAAATGCGAAGGTGCTTCCGCTCAAACTATGGGGAACCTCTCAAGAAGCAGACCCGTCCTGCATCAGACTCTGGCCGGCCCATGTCGCCCCTTCACCAGGAAGGCGGAGTGTGCCACTAAAGTGGCAGTTTCCAGGTGCAACGAACCGGAAGAGAACGATGAAAACGAACTGCATGACTTCAGCCGTCATTGTTAG